The Pimelobacter simplex genomic sequence CTCCCGGCCGGAAGCGCGAGGTCGGACTCCTCGAGCGCGGACTGCGCGGCCTTGGCGTGGCGCTCGGTGTCGAAGACGAGGAAGAGCTGGGTCAGCCGGACCTTGCCGCCCAGCCCGGTGTAGACCCACTGGGCCACGTGCTCGCAGCGCTGCCGGGTCAGGACGACGTCCTTCTCGACGGGACCGCACGTGCGGTGGTCGACGGAGCGCACCAGGCGGGCGTGGTGCTCGACGTCGCCGAGCCGGAAGTCCCAGTCGCCGGGGAAGTCGGCGACCTCGACGTCGCCGTGCACGTCGTCGCCGGTGTCGTCCGTGGGGGAGTACGGCGCGGTGAGGCCCGTGCTCGGGCTCGTCGGGGTGCTCGGGGTGCTCGGGGTGGTCGGCGGGGTGCTCGTCCGGCCGGTGGTGGGGCGCGCGGCCGGCTCGTCGTCGAGTGCCCGGTCCGCGACGACGAAGGCGCCGACCCCGATCCCGACGACCACCGTCACCGCCAGCAGGGTCAGTCCGACCGCCGTCCCGGCACGACGGCGGGACGGCGGTGGGCCGGGTGGGCCCGGTGGGCCTGGTGGCGGGAACGGTGAGGGGTGGCTCATCAGGCCTCCATCAGAACATCCCGGCCCCGCCGGCGATGAGCACCAGGCCGAAGATCGCGAAGAGCGCGGAGGCGCCGTACTTGATGACCTTCTCGGGCAGCTGGCGTCCGACGATCGCGCCGAGGGCGATGGCGAGGGCGTCCGCGGCGACCATGCCGACGGTGGAGCCGAGCCAGGTGCCGAACCAGCCCTCCTGGGTGGCGAGCGTGATGGTGGCGAGCATCGTCTTGTCGCCGAGCTCGGCGAGGAAGAAGAAGACGGCGACCACGAGGATCGCGCGGCCGGTGGCGGCCTTGGCCTTGGCGGTGTCCTCCTCGGTGAGCTCGTCGCCGCGCAGCGTCCAGGCGGCGAAGCCGAGGAAGGCGATACCGGCGCCGACCTCGATCGCGCCCTGGTAGTCGGCGAAGGCGTCGCCGATCAGGTAGCCGATGCCGACCGAGGCCAGGTGCACGACGGCGGTGGCGGCGGTCAGGCCGATCAGGACGTCGCGGGCGCGGTAGCGGGTCGCGAAGGTCATCGCCATCAGCTGGCTCTTGTCGCCGAGCTCGGCGATGAAGATGACGGCGGTACTGAGCAGGAAGGCGTACATCGGTGGGGATCCTCTCCGGTGCCGACCGGAGGTGTCCGCGCTGCGAGTGGACGTGCCTTCGACCGGCACGTCAGACGGTTTCGTCGGTCGTGCAACTGGTCGAAGGTCTCGTCCGCCACCGAGGTGGCCTGACGTGCCGGGCCCGGAGGCCAGTGTGTCGACACGTCTGTTGAGGACTACTCCCCTTCGGGGTCGACTCTACGTGGTCGGAGGTCGCGCACGCCAATCCCCAGCAGGGCCGGGGATTGGCACGATCCAAGGATCAGCGCCGTCTGCGCGCTGTGGAAAACGGGGTTCCCGCCGATGTGCGTCAGCGCAAAACGGGTGTCATGGTGACTGTCACGCGGACGACGGTGTCCACGGATCGCACGATTCGAACCCCGGAAAAACCCGGGTGGGCTGTGGGGTAGCGTGCCCACACCTTGTCAAGGACCGAAAGGCTGGCGAAGCAAATGGTTGATGTGGAGCGGACGCTCGACGAGGCGGGTCTTACCAACCCCCACGTTCGTGAGTACGTCGCACACTGGGCCAACATCACCGGAGCAGAGCGCATCGAGGTCGTGTCCGCGGCCGACGACGCGCGGCTGGTCCAGGAGTCCCTGGAGGCGGGCGAGCTCCTGCCGGCCGGCGAGGGTCTCTACTACTCGCGTTCCTACTTCAAGGACACCGCGC encodes the following:
- a CDS encoding TMEM165/GDT1 family protein; its protein translation is MYAFLLSTAVIFIAELGDKSQLMAMTFATRYRARDVLIGLTAATAVVHLASVGIGYLIGDAFADYQGAIEVGAGIAFLGFAAWTLRGDELTEEDTAKAKAATGRAILVVAVFFFLAELGDKTMLATITLATQEGWFGTWLGSTVGMVAADALAIALGAIVGRQLPEKVIKYGASALFAIFGLVLIAGGAGMF